The genomic interval CCGCGGATGCCGGACTGGTTTCCTGCCTTCATCATGGGAATGACCGTGTTCATCATGGTCGCACCGATGGTCGCCATCTGGGGCTTCCATCGCTCCGAGCGATCGTTCCGCTCGACCTGCAAGGCGGCGGGCGGGCAGGTCGTACTCGCCTCGCCCGCCGACGATGCGGTCCGCTGCCGCCGATTCTGAACGGCCGAGTTTCCCCGAAGCCGAACTCTTCTTTTCAGATGGCGATAACTCCAAAAATAGCCCGCGCCGGCCGAGCCGGGCGGGTCGAAGTCTCGGAGAAAGGGGCAGGAGAACTGTTGCGCGGGTGACCGGCTTCGCCTGACGCGGTTCACCCATTCAGTCGAGAAAATGCCCCGCAAAGGTGCGCTTCGGATGCCGCTTCCTGAGGGATGACCCGGCGTCAGGCTTGAAACGACAGGACGGCGCGGGTTCCGCTCGGGCCGGGAACGTAGGTCAGTACAGAGCGCAGGTTGGAGGCCATGGCCCGGATGATGCGCGAACCGAGGCCGGTGCCCTTCGCGTCCCCCTCCCCTGTCCAGCCGATCCCATCATCCTCGACGGTGAGCGAGAGCGTGTCGGGGCTCTCGCGCATCACCTGGACGCGGATCTCGCCCTGTGTCTCGGCGGGATAGGCATACTTATAGGCGTTGGTGACGAGTTCGGTGACGACGACGCCGAGCGAGACCGCTTTGTCGGTGGCCAGCCGGACCGGCTCCGCGTGCAGGCGGATGGCATGGTCGCGCCCCGACGCCTTCATCGCGAGTTGCAACTCCTCGACGAGCCCGGTCAAGTAGGCATCGATTTCCACGGCCTCGACGTCCTCCGACGTGTAGAGCCGGCGGTGGATGCCGGCGATGGCCGAGATGCGGGCCTGCATCTCTTCCAACGCCTCCTTGGCCGCCGGGTCCGCCACCGCGTTGGTCTGCATCCGAGCGAGCGCCGCGACGAGGGTCAGGGAGTTGGCAACCCGGTGGTTCACCTCGCGCAGCAGCAACTCGGCCCGGTCGCGTGCCTCGCGGACGGCGGCTTCCGCCCGCTCCTTGTCGCGCCGCAGAGCCTCCTGACGCAGAGCGGTATCGACCGCCTCGCCGAGCAATTCCCGGAACTGGCCCTGCACGTCCTTCCAGACGTAATCGACCGCGCCCGCTTTGAGGGCCGCCACCGCAACCCGGCTGTCCTCGGAGCCGGTCACGTAGATCACCGGCGGCGCGTCCGGCAGGGCTCGGAGCAGCGGCAGCAATTCGAGCCCGGTCCGGTCCGGCATGTGATGATCGAGGGCGATGAGGTCGATCTCGCCGGCCTGCGCCCGCGCCAGCCCGTCCGTGCCGCTCACTGCCAGCTCGACATGGTGCCCCCGGGCCTGGAGCGAGCGCTGCACGAGGCGTCCGAGGCCGGGATCGTCGTCGATATAGAGGATGCGGCAGGAAGCGGCGGGCGTGTCGCTCATGAGTTCTCGGGAACCTGAATGACCGAGAAGAACAGCCCGAGCTGACGGATGGCGTTGGAGAAGCCCTCGTAGTTCACGGGTTTGGTGATGTAGACGTTCGCCCCGAGATCGTAGCAGCGCTGGATCTCACGGCTGTCGTCGGTGGTCGTGAGGACGACGACCGGTGAGCGCTTGGTGTGCGGATTGGCCTTGATCCGCTCCAGGATGTCGATGCCGGTCATGTCCGGCAGGTTGAGATCGAGCAGGATCAGGAGGTGGCGCCGCGCGCTCACGTCGCCGGTGCCGTCGGGCCCGAACAGGAATTCGAGTGCCGAGGTCCCGTCGCGAAACGGCAGAATCTCGTTGTTGACCCCCGCACGCCGGATGTTGCGCTCGATCAGCCGGGCGTGGCCCTCATCGTCCTCGATCATCACGATGCTGACGGTATGAAAAGGGGTCTGCATCGCTACTCCGCGGCTAGGGTCATCGTATCGGGAGGACGGGATGTCGCGGCCCCGCCTCGGCCTGTAACCGGCTCGCGCGGCAGCGTCACGATAAAGGTTGTGCCGACACCGGGCTGCGACGAAACCTCGATCCGGCCGCCGAGCGCGCGCACCAAGGCTTTCACGCTGGCGAGCCCGATCCCCTCACCCGGCTGATCCTGCGTGCCGGATCGCCGGAACAGCTCGAAGATGCGGCCATGATCCTGCGGCGCGATACCTCGCCCGGTGTCGGAGACCTCAAAACGGATCCGGTTGCCGGGCGCAGGCCGGGCCGTGACCTCGATCGTTCCGGGGCGGGCCGGATCGAGATATTTGAGCGCGTTGTCGATCAGGTTGCCGAAGACCTGTTCCACAGCCAGCCGGTCGGCGACGATCGAGGGAAGATCGTCTGCCACCGTCACCTTCACGCCCTTGCGCCCGGCCTGATGACGCTGCGCGTCGGCGATCCCGCGGATCACGGATGTCATCGCGAGCGGCTCCGGACTGAACCGGCGGCGGCCCTCTCGTGAGAGCTTCAGGATGGCGGCGATCAACCGCTCCATCTTGACGATCGCCGCCTGGATGAAGCTCAGCGCCTCGGTGATGTCCTCATCGATTCGCGCGCCCTGGGGATGGTCGCGCAGTACCGTGCGCAATTCCTGGCGCACCGCCTCCAACTCGCTCGTGAACCCCATGACGTTGACGAGCGGCGCGCGCAGGTCGTGGCTGACGATGTAGGCGTAGCGCTGGATCTCCTCGTTCGACTCCCGCAATTCGGCCTCGGCCTCGCGCTGCTCGGTGATGTCGGTATGGACGCCGACCCATTCGCGGATGGCGCCGTGCGCGTCGAGCACGGGGATCGCGCGGATCGCAAAGTGTCGCCACAGGCCATCCCGGGCGCGCACCCGATGCTCGTGCAGGAAGGTGCTGCGGGCGGCGACGGTCGCGTTCCAAGCCTCGACGCTCGCTTGCCGGTCTTCCGGATGCACGGCGTCGGCCCAGCCGAAGCCCTCGTACTCGGCGCGGGTTTGCCCTGTCAGGGCCGCCCAGCCGGGCTGTTCGCCCGCCATCCGCCCCTCCGGGTCATTGGTCCACAGCACGCCGCGCACGGCTCGTACGGCGGCCCGGAAACGCTCTTCGCTCGCCCGCAACTCACCCTGGATCCGCTGCTGATCGAACGCGGAGGCGAGCATCGCGAGGAACAGGATCACGAACGTCACGCCGGCGACGTAGAGGGCGAGATTCTGCTGATCCACGCTCGTCGCGGCGACGTGAGCGGAATGGGCGCCGGCCTCCTCCGCGGTGATGGTCGCGGCTGCCATGCCGGTGTAGTGCATCCCGGCCACCGCAACGCCCATGATCAGGGCGGCGGCGAAGCGCTGCCAGACGCTCGTGGGTCGAAAGGTCAACCACAGGGCGATGGTCGCCGCGGTGACGGCGATCCCAACCGAGAGCGCGACGACCGGCACGCTGTAGGCGAGATGGCCGGGAATCCGCATCGCGGCCATCCCGGTATAGTGCATCGCCGCCACGCCGATCCCCATCACGGGGCCGGCGACGAGGACGTCCAAGCGGCCGGCCCGCCGACGGCCGACCCAGGCCAGGGCCGCGCCGGTCACTCCGACGGCAATGAGCAGGGACAGAAGGGTGTGGCCGAGGTCGTAGGCTGCGGGCAGGCCCATCTCGAAGGCCAGCATCCCGACGAAATGCATCGACCAGATGCCGCCCCCCATCGCCAAGGCGGCGCCGAGAAGCCAAGCCCAGCCCAGTCCGGATGCGGCGGCACGCACGCGGCCGCCGAGATCGAGCGCCGCGTAGGAGGAGAGTACGGCGATGGCGAGGGACAGCGCCACGAGAGCCGGATTGTAGCCGGTGGAAACCATCGTCGTGCCGAATCTCAGGGGCTGTCGATACATTCTTGCGCCACGAGCGCCGTCGGGTCGGCTCCAAGAACCGCGACGACGCGAGCCGGGCGCGGCACGACTGCCCGAGACCTGCTTAAGTTACATTGCTGGCGCGTTTGACGCTATCGCGGCCCGCCACTGAGATCGTACCCCCCGTCGGTGCCATGAAATGTGATCGGAGCGTTTCGGATCGGAAAAGGCCTGCAACCCGCCCGATAAGGGAACTACCTTAGGTGTGAAACAGATGCGGCCCGGCGCGAGATGTCGCATAGGTGGCGGACCCGTATGGCTGAGTACCACAAACAGATGCGGCGGAAGCGATCGGATTGCCTCATGACCTCGCCGCTCGTGGCCGGATCCGGTCGAGCACCACTCGACGAGGTCGGGACCATCGCGTCTCAAGCCTTCGAATCCGTCCTCTCGGCGACGCTCGAGAGCGCGCGGATGGAGCAGCCGTTGCGTGATCCCTTGGCGCGCAAGCTTGCGGCCTACGCGGATCTTACCCCCGGTGATTTGCGGGAACTGGAAGAATGGGCCGCGAACGGCCGCCGCTATGCGGCGCAGACGCCGCTTCTGCACCAGTCCGACGTCCCGGAGAGCGCCATCCTGGTGCTCGACGGCTTCGCCTGCCGCTACAAGTTCCTTACAAACGGGCGCCGGCAGATCACGGCCTACCTTCTTCCGGGGGACCTGTTCGAGCTCGATCTCGATTTCCGCCTGCCGCTCGACTGCGCGATTGGAACGCTGACCGCTTGCCAGCTCGCTTTCATTCCGCGGGCCGACTACGAAAATCTCATCCGGCGGCGTCCGCGGATCGCCCGCGCCCTGCAGATGGTTCGGCTGACCGAAGCGGCGACCCTGCGCGAATGGATCACCAATCTCGGGTCCCGATCCGGCCCCGAACGGCTGGCGCACTTCCTGTGCGAGATGCTGCTGCGCCTGCGGACTGCCGGTCTCGCT from Methylobacterium sp. AMS5 carries:
- a CDS encoding response regulator, which encodes MSDTPAASCRILYIDDDPGLGRLVQRSLQARGHHVELAVSGTDGLARAQAGEIDLIALDHHMPDRTGLELLPLLRALPDAPPVIYVTGSEDSRVAVAALKAGAVDYVWKDVQGQFRELLGEAVDTALRQEALRRDKERAEAAVREARDRAELLLREVNHRVANSLTLVAALARMQTNAVADPAAKEALEEMQARISAIAGIHRRLYTSEDVEAVEIDAYLTGLVEELQLAMKASGRDHAIRLHAEPVRLATDKAVSLGVVVTELVTNAYKYAYPAETQGEIRVQVMRESPDTLSLTVEDDGIGWTGEGDAKGTGLGSRIIRAMASNLRSVLTYVPGPSGTRAVLSFQA
- a CDS encoding response regulator encodes the protein MQTPFHTVSIVMIEDDEGHARLIERNIRRAGVNNEILPFRDGTSALEFLFGPDGTGDVSARRHLLILLDLNLPDMTGIDILERIKANPHTKRSPVVVLTTTDDSREIQRCYDLGANVYITKPVNYEGFSNAIRQLGLFFSVIQVPENS
- a CDS encoding MHYT domain-containing protein; translation: MVSTGYNPALVALSLAIAVLSSYAALDLGGRVRAAASGLGWAWLLGAALAMGGGIWSMHFVGMLAFEMGLPAAYDLGHTLLSLLIAVGVTGAALAWVGRRRAGRLDVLVAGPVMGIGVAAMHYTGMAAMRIPGHLAYSVPVVALSVGIAVTAATIALWLTFRPTSVWQRFAAALIMGVAVAGMHYTGMAAATITAEEAGAHSAHVAATSVDQQNLALYVAGVTFVILFLAMLASAFDQQRIQGELRASEERFRAAVRAVRGVLWTNDPEGRMAGEQPGWAALTGQTRAEYEGFGWADAVHPEDRQASVEAWNATVAARSTFLHEHRVRARDGLWRHFAIRAIPVLDAHGAIREWVGVHTDITEQREAEAELRESNEEIQRYAYIVSHDLRAPLVNVMGFTSELEAVRQELRTVLRDHPQGARIDEDITEALSFIQAAIVKMERLIAAILKLSREGRRRFSPEPLAMTSVIRGIADAQRHQAGRKGVKVTVADDLPSIVADRLAVEQVFGNLIDNALKYLDPARPGTIEVTARPAPGNRIRFEVSDTGRGIAPQDHGRIFELFRRSGTQDQPGEGIGLASVKALVRALGGRIEVSSQPGVGTTFIVTLPREPVTGRGGAATSRPPDTMTLAAE
- a CDS encoding Crp/Fnr family transcriptional regulator → MTSPLVAGSGRAPLDEVGTIASQAFESVLSATLESARMEQPLRDPLARKLAAYADLTPGDLRELEEWAANGRRYAAQTPLLHQSDVPESAILVLDGFACRYKFLTNGRRQITAYLLPGDLFELDLDFRLPLDCAIGTLTACQLAFIPRADYENLIRRRPRIARALQMVRLTEAATLREWITNLGSRSGPERLAHFLCEMLLRLRTAGLAPANQYGFPITQADLADTLGMSCVHINRVLQKLRRDGLIELSGRRLTILKPEGLRLLAEYDASYLAPAAVPLRPSAIDKLTA